In Leptospiraceae bacterium, one DNA window encodes the following:
- the secY gene encoding preprotein translocase subunit SecY: MISTIINIFKIPELRNKIAYTLAMLLIFRMGTHVTIPGINSLVVSGISSDPTEGFLGMVDLFAGGALLKFSIFALGIMPYISSSIIMQLVMVLIPQLQKLQKEGEEGRKKINQYTKYGTIVLCSVQSLAVIYLAKSWSTGTGVSPARYPGLISPAVDSFFIPLGILTITSGTILLMWMGEQITERGIGNGISLIIFAGIIGRMPEAVVQLLTTDSSDALSILILFIIFILLIAFTVILTQGVRKVPLQYGKQMVGRRMVQAKSQSIPFKVNGANVMPIIFASSLILFPQTVVQWLSSNSGQWAGWAIIMDFFNPFSQIWYRSIVYYILYTGLIIFFAYFYTAIQFNPAELAENLKKYGGFVPGIRPGTQTKEYIEKVLNRITLPGAIFLAGLALSPYILIKFLNLGSNTGGGALVYTFGGTSLLIMVGVALETLKQIESQLLMRNYEGFMKKSKIKGRN, encoded by the coding sequence ATGATTTCTACAATTATAAATATTTTTAAGATACCAGAATTAAGGAATAAAATTGCTTATACTTTGGCTATGCTCCTTATATTCAGAATGGGAACTCATGTTACCATTCCCGGTATCAATAGCTTAGTAGTTTCCGGTATTTCTTCTGACCCAACTGAAGGATTTCTAGGTATGGTAGATTTGTTTGCGGGTGGAGCTTTATTAAAATTTTCTATTTTTGCTTTAGGAATTATGCCATATATTTCATCTTCAATCATTATGCAGCTTGTAATGGTGCTAATTCCTCAATTACAAAAACTTCAAAAAGAAGGCGAGGAAGGAAGAAAAAAGATTAACCAATACACTAAATATGGAACTATTGTTTTGTGCTCTGTTCAAAGTCTTGCGGTTATTTATCTTGCAAAAAGCTGGTCAACCGGAACAGGTGTCAGCCCTGCGAGGTATCCTGGTCTTATTAGTCCTGCGGTTGATTCTTTTTTTATCCCACTCGGGATTCTTACAATCACCTCCGGTACGATTTTACTTATGTGGATGGGGGAGCAAATTACTGAAAGAGGAATCGGAAACGGTATATCCTTAATAATTTTTGCGGGTATTATAGGTCGTATGCCGGAAGCGGTCGTGCAATTATTGACTACAGATTCTTCGGATGCACTATCTATTTTAATATTGTTTATAATTTTTATTTTACTTATAGCGTTTACTGTTATATTGACCCAAGGAGTTCGGAAAGTCCCACTTCAATACGGAAAGCAGATGGTGGGAAGAAGAATGGTTCAGGCAAAAAGCCAAAGCATTCCATTTAAGGTGAATGGTGCAAACGTAATGCCTATTATCTTTGCTTCTTCTTTGATTTTATTTCCTCAAACTGTAGTTCAATGGTTGTCTTCCAATAGTGGACAATGGGCTGGCTGGGCGATCATTATGGATTTTTTCAATCCATTTTCTCAAATTTGGTATCGATCTATTGTGTATTATATTTTATACACTGGTTTAATTATATTTTTTGCTTATTTTTATACTGCAATCCAGTTTAACCCAGCAGAATTGGCAGAAAACTTAAAAAAATACGGCGGTTTTGTTCCTGGAATTCGTCCCGGAACTCAAACTAAAGAATATATAGAAAAGGTATTGAATCGGATTACACTACCTGGTGCAATTTTTCTCGCTGGTCTTGCACTTTCCCCTTATATTTTAATTAAGTTTTTAAATTTAGGAAGTAACACCGGAGGTGGTGCCTTAGTTTATACTTTTGGGGGCACTTCTCTACTTATTATGGTGGGTGTAGCTCTTGAGACACTAAAGCAAATAGAATCTCAACTTCTAATGAGAAATTATGAAGGATTTATGAAAAAATCCAAGATCAAGGGTCGAAATTAA
- the rplO gene encoding 50S ribosomal protein L15 yields the protein MPGIKDRIKQSFAFGKKRGEVEKKLNTSNLIPVPKGAKRERKRIGQGPGSGMGKTSTRGQKGQKARASSMKRGFEGGQMPIHKRLPKRGFTSIFHNSYQAINLRDIARLNLTGEVDPKIMVKQGLIKEESGLVKLLGTGSITSPVKITVDKCSKSALEKVQKSGGSVQFRKKLTFPKKAKK from the coding sequence ATGCCTGGTATTAAAGATAGAATAAAGCAATCTTTTGCATTTGGAAAAAAAAGAGGAGAAGTAGAAAAAAAGTTAAATACTTCTAATCTAATTCCTGTTCCAAAGGGTGCAAAAAGAGAAAGAAAGAGAATTGGGCAGGGGCCCGGATCCGGGATGGGCAAGACTTCTACCAGAGGGCAGAAAGGGCAAAAAGCTCGTGCTTCAAGTATGAAAAGAGGATTTGAGGGTGGGCAGATGCCAATCCACAAGAGACTACCTAAGCGAGGCTTTACTTCTATATTTCATAATTCTTATCAAGCAATAAATTTGCGTGATATAGCACGATTGAACTTGACCGGTGAGGTTGATCCCAAAATCATGGTAAAACAAGGATTGATAAAAGAAGAAAGCGGTTTAGTCAAGCTATTAGGCACGGGTAGTATTACTTCACCTGTAAAAATAACTGTGGATAAATGCTCTAAGTCAGCTCTTGAAAAAGTTCAAAAATCGGGTGGCTCTGTACAGTTTCGCAAGAAACTTACATTCCCAAAAAAGGCTAAAAAATAA
- the rpmD gene encoding 50S ribosomal protein L30, with product MEEIKITQVKSSIGTIPEHRKTLKALGLKKIGQVRVHKQNPAVLGMIKAVEYLLKVEKV from the coding sequence ATGGAAGAGATTAAAATAACTCAAGTAAAAAGTTCAATAGGCACTATTCCTGAGCACAGAAAAACACTGAAAGCTTTAGGTTTAAAAAAAATAGGTCAAGTAAGGGTTCATAAACAAAATCCTGCTGTCTTAGGAATGATTAAAGCTGTTGAGTATCTCTTAAAAGTGGAGAAAGTGTGA
- the rpsE gene encoding 30S ribosomal protein S5, with protein sequence MNFEEEAKEFTEKVVKIDRVAKVVKGGRRFSFNALTVVGDSKRRVGIGFGKANEVPDAIRKSIDAAKKHLVQIHIIGHTIPHEVKGQFKSAKVILKPGAPGTGIIAGEAVRSVVEKIGIQDLLSKSYGSGNSLNIVKATFDALKKLETPVMAASKRGISLKKLFGND encoded by the coding sequence ATGAATTTTGAAGAAGAAGCAAAAGAATTTACCGAGAAAGTCGTCAAAATAGATAGAGTTGCTAAAGTAGTTAAGGGTGGAAGAAGATTTTCATTTAACGCCTTGACTGTCGTAGGAGATTCTAAGCGAAGAGTAGGGATTGGGTTTGGAAAAGCCAATGAAGTCCCTGATGCAATAAGAAAATCTATTGATGCTGCAAAAAAACATTTAGTCCAGATTCATATTATTGGTCACACAATTCCACATGAAGTGAAGGGGCAGTTTAAATCTGCAAAAGTTATTTTAAAGCCCGGTGCCCCAGGTACAGGAATTATTGCCGGAGAGGCAGTGCGCTCTGTTGTAGAAAAAATCGGAATTCAAGATTTACTTTCTAAATCTTATGGATCAGGAAATTCACTCAATATCGTAAAAGCTACTTTTGACGCATTAAAAAAATTAGAAACTCCTGTTATGGCTGCAAGCAAAAGGGGAATCAGTTTAAAAAAATTATTCGGAAATGATTGA
- a CDS encoding 50S ribosomal protein L18, with protein sequence MINKEKKTLRSIKRTKRIRYKIKANSDRPRLVFNKSNKFLIAQIIDDKIGKTLAFAISSEKDFPLKGDVRKNKKSASELGKIIAKRAISNGVKQVVLDRSGMIYHGKVAAFADSAREEGLEF encoded by the coding sequence ATGATAAATAAAGAGAAAAAAACCTTAAGAAGTATTAAACGAACAAAAAGAATTCGTTATAAAATTAAAGCAAATTCGGACAGACCGAGGCTTGTTTTTAATAAATCAAATAAATTTTTGATTGCTCAGATAATTGATGATAAAATTGGAAAGACACTTGCGTTTGCAATCTCATCCGAAAAAGATTTTCCTTTGAAGGGTGATGTCAGAAAGAATAAAAAATCAGCATCCGAGCTTGGTAAAATTATTGCTAAGCGTGCAATTTCAAATGGTGTCAAGCAGGTAGTGTTAGATCGATCAGGAATGATTTATCATGGTAAGGTAGCCGCTTTTGCGGATTCCGCAAGAGAAGAAGGATTGGAGTTTTAA
- the rplF gene encoding 50S ribosomal protein L6, protein MSRIGKNLVTLPDKVEVKQMGEELVVKGPLGELKTPLYKGISLSVDGKNVSFLRNSEDQNIVALHGLVRALFNNCVKGVSTGWEKNLEIFGVGFRAQKKGNSLVMNLGFSHEVVFPEPKGIKIDVVDQLKIKVSGIDRQLVGQVAANIRAKREPEPYKGKGIKYSTEYIKRKAGKTGKK, encoded by the coding sequence ATGTCTAGAATAGGTAAAAATCTTGTTACTCTCCCGGATAAGGTAGAAGTAAAACAGATGGGAGAGGAATTGGTAGTGAAGGGGCCTCTTGGTGAATTAAAAACTCCTTTGTATAAAGGGATTAGTTTGTCTGTTGATGGCAAAAACGTATCTTTCCTTAGAAATAGTGAAGATCAAAATATTGTAGCATTGCACGGTTTAGTTCGAGCGCTTTTTAATAATTGTGTGAAAGGTGTCAGTACAGGTTGGGAAAAAAATCTCGAAATTTTTGGAGTGGGTTTTAGAGCACAAAAAAAAGGGAATAGCTTAGTTATGAACTTAGGTTTTTCTCATGAAGTTGTGTTTCCTGAGCCAAAAGGTATTAAAATTGATGTAGTAGATCAGTTAAAAATAAAGGTGAGCGGAATTGATCGTCAGTTGGTAGGGCAAGTTGCTGCCAATATTCGAGCAAAAAGAGAACCTGAACCATACAAAGGAAAGGGCATTAAGTATTCTACCGAATATATAAAACGCAAAGCCGGAAAAACAGGTAAAAAATAA
- the rpsH gene encoding 30S ribosomal protein S8 → MNISDPIADMLTRIRNAGRAGHEKCIVTSSKIKKSILEILKEEGFISNFQVIKNGEFSDYEIQLKYSALRVPVINKIERVSKPGRRIYIDHESIKPIRSNLGISILSTSKGIMTGKKAKKLNIGGEFLCLIY, encoded by the coding sequence ATGAATATATCAGATCCAATAGCAGATATGTTGACTCGAATTAGAAATGCAGGTCGTGCGGGTCACGAAAAGTGTATAGTCACTAGTAGCAAAATTAAAAAATCTATTTTAGAGATCTTGAAAGAAGAGGGTTTTATTTCAAACTTTCAGGTTATTAAAAATGGAGAATTTTCGGACTATGAAATTCAATTGAAGTATAGTGCTTTGAGAGTTCCTGTAATCAATAAGATTGAAAGGGTTTCTAAGCCAGGTCGAAGGATTTATATCGACCATGAAAGCATAAAACCAATCCGAAGCAATCTTGGGATTTCTATTCTTTCTACTTCAAAAGGCATCATGACTGGAAAAAAGGCAAAAAAGCTAAACATTGGCGGAGAATTTCTCTGCTTAATTTACTAA
- a CDS encoding type Z 30S ribosomal protein S14: protein MAKNSLVARHAKEKKFKVREYNRCPLCGRPRAYVRRFGMCRMCFRKLASAGQLPGVRKASW from the coding sequence ATGGCTAAAAATTCACTTGTAGCACGGCATGCAAAAGAAAAAAAATTTAAGGTAAGAGAATACAACAGATGTCCTCTATGTGGAAGACCAAGAGCTTATGTTCGTAGATTTGGAATGTGCAGAATGTGTTTCAGGAAATTGGCGAGTGCTGGTCAACTTCCTGGTGTAAGAAAAGCATCTTGGTAG
- the rplE gene encoding 50S ribosomal protein L5: MAKARLKTKYEKEIRQNLLKKYNFKSIMQVPRLEKIVLNVGMGDAHQNPKAMESALETLGLITGQKAVKTKARISIAGFKLREGMNIGCMVTLRGTRMYEFLDRLINVALPRVRDFKGVNPKGFDGRGNYNISVKEQIIFPEIQFDKINKIHGINISFVTSTTNDEEAYEMFAAFGMPYRTK; encoded by the coding sequence ATGGCAAAAGCAAGATTAAAAACGAAATACGAAAAAGAAATTAGACAGAATCTCTTGAAAAAATACAATTTCAAGTCTATCATGCAGGTTCCAAGGTTAGAAAAAATTGTTCTAAACGTTGGAATGGGGGATGCCCACCAAAATCCTAAAGCAATGGAATCTGCCTTAGAAACTCTTGGACTGATTACTGGACAAAAAGCAGTAAAAACAAAAGCGAGAATTTCTATTGCTGGGTTTAAACTTAGAGAAGGTATGAATATCGGTTGCATGGTTACTTTACGAGGGACAAGAATGTATGAGTTTTTAGATAGACTTATAAACGTGGCTCTCCCTCGTGTAAGGGACTTTAAGGGTGTTAATCCTAAGGGGTTTGATGGAAGGGGAAATTATAATATCAGCGTAAAAGAACAGATCATTTTTCCTGAAATACAATTCGATAAAATCAATAAAATTCACGGAATTAATATTTCGTTTGTTACAAGTACTACAAACGATGAAGAAGCGTATGAAATGTTTGCGGCTTTTGGAATGCCGTATAGAACTAAATAG
- a CDS encoding 50S ribosomal protein L24 produces the protein MGKKLPYRGSENTKFKKIKLRKDDEVICIAGKDNGKKGKILSVDKRRDRVYVEGLNKRVRFMRPTQENPQGGVVEVEASIHISNVMLYDTKKKKGVRIGFTENKGKKIRVTRPEGKEI, from the coding sequence ATGGGAAAAAAATTACCTTATAGAGGATCAGAAAATACAAAGTTCAAAAAAATCAAATTAAGAAAAGATGATGAAGTGATTTGTATTGCAGGGAAAGACAACGGAAAAAAAGGAAAAATTCTATCTGTAGATAAACGTAGAGATCGAGTTTATGTGGAAGGATTGAATAAGAGAGTAAGATTTATGCGACCTACTCAAGAAAATCCTCAGGGTGGGGTTGTAGAAGTTGAAGCATCTATTCATATTTCCAATGTGATGCTATACGATACAAAAAAGAAAAAAGGTGTTCGTATCGGTTTTACTGAAAATAAAGGGAAAAAGATTAGAGTGACACGTCCAGAAGGTAAAGAAATCTAA
- the rplN gene encoding 50S ribosomal protein L14: protein MIQVATELQVADNSGIKWVECIKVLGGSKRRYASVGDEIIVAVKDSQPGYGLRDATGKKVHAKAVQRAVVVRTKKEIRRVDGTYIRFDDNAVAIIDEKGNPRGTRIFGPVARELRDKKYMKIISLAPEVL from the coding sequence ATGATTCAAGTAGCGACAGAACTGCAAGTTGCAGATAACTCCGGAATTAAATGGGTAGAATGTATCAAAGTTCTTGGCGGTTCCAAGAGAAGATACGCTTCCGTTGGGGATGAAATCATTGTAGCGGTCAAGGACTCTCAACCAGGTTATGGTCTTAGAGATGCAACTGGGAAAAAAGTTCATGCAAAGGCTGTACAAAGAGCAGTTGTAGTCAGAACAAAAAAAGAAATACGCAGAGTTGACGGGACTTACATTCGGTTTGATGATAATGCAGTAGCTATTATTGATGAGAAAGGAAATCCGAGAGGAACAAGGATTTTTGGGCCTGTAGCTCGTGAGCTTAGAGATAAGAAATACATGAAAATAATATCGCTTGCACCGGAGGTACTCTAA
- the rpsQ gene encoding 30S ribosomal protein S17 produces MKDTKPKNQKTVQGKVVSAKMDKTVVIEIETMQTHPLFKKITRKTHRLKVHDEKRECREGDRIIAQETIPLSKEKRHKLLKIVEKAK; encoded by the coding sequence ATGAAAGATACTAAGCCCAAAAATCAAAAGACAGTGCAAGGAAAGGTTGTTTCTGCAAAAATGGACAAAACGGTTGTAATAGAGATCGAAACCATGCAAACTCACCCTCTCTTTAAAAAAATTACTAGAAAAACACATCGTTTAAAAGTGCACGATGAAAAAAGAGAATGCAGGGAAGGCGATAGGATCATCGCACAAGAAACAATACCGCTCTCTAAAGAGAAAAGACATAAACTCTTAAAAATTGTAGAAAAGGCAAAATAA
- the rpmC gene encoding 50S ribosomal protein L29, producing the protein MKTKLREMKDNDIKTEILKARKEVKNFRFQYVTARSLENPKIIRNLKKKIARLLTIARERELGINTNLDKKKK; encoded by the coding sequence ATGAAAACAAAACTAAGAGAAATGAAAGATAATGACATCAAAACTGAAATTCTCAAGGCAAGAAAAGAAGTAAAAAATTTTCGATTTCAATACGTTACCGCAAGGTCTCTGGAAAATCCTAAAATCATCAGAAATTTGAAAAAGAAAATAGCAAGACTTCTTACAATTGCAAGAGAAAGAGAATTGGGCATAAATACAAATTTGGATAAAAAGAAGAAATAA
- the rplP gene encoding 50S ribosomal protein L16: MLAPKRVKFRKRQRGRLKGNDERGNKVSFGDFGLMAVDSGRITARQIEAARVSINRRVKRGGKLWIRVFPQTPVTKKPAETRMGKGKGNPEYWISEIRPGRVLFEMSGIDEESAKKALTMAAYKLPIATEFVKRTLV; this comes from the coding sequence AGAAAACGCCAGAGAGGAAGACTCAAAGGCAATGATGAAAGAGGGAACAAGGTCTCCTTTGGAGATTTTGGTCTTATGGCAGTAGATTCAGGTAGAATAACTGCAAGACAAATCGAAGCAGCCCGTGTATCTATTAACCGTAGAGTAAAACGAGGCGGCAAATTATGGATTAGGGTATTTCCTCAAACTCCGGTTACAAAAAAACCAGCAGAAACTCGTATGGGAAAAGGAAAGGGAAATCCAGAATATTGGATCAGCGAAATTCGCCCTGGAAGAGTATTATTTGAAATGAGTGGGATTGATGAAGAATCAGCTAAAAAGGCTCTAACTATGGCAGCGTATAAATTGCCTATCGCTACCGAATTTGTAAAAAGGACTCTCGTATGA